The Desulfovibrio oxyclinae DSM 11498 genomic interval AGTATGGGCATCAGCATGACCAGCCTTGCGGTCTTCTCCGGCGCAGTGGGCGTTGGCATCGGCTTCGGGTTGCAGAAAATCTTTTCCAACCTCGTTTCCGGCGTCATTCTGCTGCTGGACCGCTCCATCAAGCCGGGCGACACCATTGAAGTGCAGGGCGCCTACGGCTTTATCCGCTCCCTGCACGCCCGCTACGCCTCGGTGCTCACGCGCGACGGCAAGGAATATCTCATTCCCAACGAGCACCTGATCACCAATCAGGTCATCAACTGGACCTTTTCCGACAATCAGGTCCGTCTGCGCCTGCCGGTCGGCATCAGCTATGAATCCGACGTGCGGCTTGCGCTGGACCTGATGCTTCAGGCCGCGCGGCAGAGCCCGAGGGTCGTCACCGATCCGGCTCCAAACGCCCTGTTGGTTGGTTTCGGCGACAGCAGTGTGGACCTTGAGCTGCGCGTCTGGATTGCGGATACGGATCAGGGTATCGGGGGTGTTCGCCATACGGTCCTGCTGGGTATTTGGGATCTTTTTCATGAGCATGGCATCCAGATTCCCTTCCCGCAGCGAGACGTGCTTCTCAAGCAGGACTCTTCGCTCAGGGTTTCCGTGGATAGGGGCGAGACCGAAAGCGAGAGTCCCGGCGGCAAAAAGCCCGATATATAATATTGATTTCCCGCTGCCGATGCTATGTCGGTTGTATGTTGAGCCTTCTCTCCCGTAGCGGCGTTTTTGCCTGTTTTACCGTCATTTTTCTGCTCGTGGCGGGTGTGTCCGCTACGGCCTTCGCCGCTGACGTAAAGCTCACGCCCGAAGAGCGGGACTGGATCGCCCGGTCCGGACCGGTGAAGGTCTGGGGTGGCGACTGGCCGCCGTATCAGTTCAAGGACACCGCCCGCAGCGGCATCTGCGACGGGTACCTCAAGCTCATAACCGAAAAGACCGGGCTGCGCTTCGAGGTCGTGCCTGCCGGGTATTCGTGGGATGAGATGCTGCGCCGGATGCGAAAAGGCACGTCCCAATACGACGTCATCCCGACTATCAAGCGTACCGAGGAGCGCGAAGAGTTTCTGCGCTTCACCCGTCCTTACCTTTATTTATCATGGGTCATCGTCATTCGGGACGACTTCGGATACGTGGGCGGCCCGGACGATCTGGCGGGCATGACCGTTGCCGTTCAGAATCGTTACGTGGTGCATCAACGGTTGGCCGAACAATACCCGCGACTGAATCTGATTCCTGTGCCGGATGCCGAAAAGGGACTTGAATCCGTGGCCCGGGGGAGCGCCGATGCCTTTGTGGGCAACCTCACCGTGACGTCATGGCTCATCGACCACAGGGGCTTCGACGTTCTCAAGGTGGCCGCGCCCATTACCCTCGGCAATCATGATCAACGGATGGCCGTGGCCCGTGAGGACCGCATCCTTGCCTCGGTACTGGACAAGGCGCTGGCCTCCATAACTCCGCTTGAACGACAGGCGTTGATGCAGGAATGGATGGCCGTCAGGTATGAACACGGCATGTCGCTTCGCAGCATCATCCGCTGGCTTCTGGTCCTGGTTCTGCCTCTTGGGGCGGCGCTGCTGGTCATGGCGTTTTCGAACCGCAGGCTCAGGCGGGAGCGGGACACGCAGCTTCTGATGCAGCGGGAACTGCAGGAAAGCCGGGAAGCCCTCGACCGTGTAATCAAGGGTATCCGTGCGGCCATCGTCACCGTGGAGCCACGCAATCTGAGCATTCTCGACGCCAACGAAGAGGCCGAGAAGCTGCTTGGCTGGAGCCGCGAAGAGCTCAAGGGCAGGGACTGCCGCTTTCTGTGCTGTAAAGGCGGCGACAAGAACTGTCCCGAACGGTGTCCGTTGCTGGAACAGGATATTTTCATGGGCGAATACCTCATTGCCCGCGCCGACGGCACCTGCGTTCCCATCATGAAGACCGTGGTCTCCGTGCGTCGCGAGGGGCAGGCCGCTTTCATGGAAGTCATGCTCGACATCTCCGAGCGCAAACGGCACGAGCGGGACCAGTTGCAGGCCTTGAAGCTGGAATCCATCGGCAGCCTTGCCGCGGGCATCGCTCACGAGATCAATACCCCGGCCCAGTTCGTTGGCGACAACGTCCGGTTCCTGAAGGAAGAGCTGGATCCGTTCATGAAGCGGGTCGCCGAGGCGGTGGAGCTCGCCTGTCCCGACCCCACGGCGTTGGACGACAAGGCTCGAAGCCGTTTCCTGAAGCTCTGCGAAGATTCGGGAATCGAGTTCCTGGCCGAGGAGGTCCCTCAGGCCATTCGGGAAACCCTTGAAGGCGTGGGCCGCATCACGGGTATCGTCCGCAGTATGAAGGCTTTTTCGCATCCCGATGAAGTCAACCCCGTGCCGCTGGACGTGACGGAGGCCGTACGTAATACCGTCATGGTCGCTAGAAACGAATGGAAATACGTGGCGGAAGTGAATTTCGACTTTGAAGAAAACCTCCCGCCGGTGCGCGTGGTCCCGGGCCAGTTCAATCAGGTGGTACTCAACCTGCTCATCAACGCGGCGCAGGCCATTGCGGAAAAGAACGCAGGCACGCAGCAGATCGGCTCCATCACCATTTCCGCCCGCCGTGACGGAAAAATGGTTCAGGTGAGCGTGACGGACACCGGCACCGGCATCCCCAAGGAAATGGACGGCCGCGTGTTCGACCCCTTCTTTACCACCAAGGAGGTGGGCAAAGGCACCGGGCAAGGGTTGGCCATAGCCTATTCCCTCGTGGTGGAGACCTTTGGCGGCGAGCTGTTCTTTGAAAGCGCCGAAGGCGAAGGGACTACCTTCCATATCCGCATTCCCGCCGAAGTCTGACCATTCCCCGACGAGCGGTGACCGTTCGCCGTATTGCCTGTGGACCGCGCTCCCGCGCAGGTGGTACGGTTCGTCCCGACGCTGGCAATCAACAGGAGACGAACGCAATGCTGCTCGGAATAGACGTGGGAGGAACCCATACCGACGCCGTGGCGCTGGAGGAGCGGGGCGGCTGCATGGAAACAGCCGCATCCTGCAAGGTGCCCACCGATCACGACGACCTGCTGGGATCGGTCACCGCGGCGCTCAGGGAAGTGCTGCGCGACGTGGACCCGGCCCGGGCCGTCGCCCTCAACCTGTCCACCACACTTTCCACCAACGCCATCGTGGAAGGCAAGGTGGAGGACGTTGGCGTGCTGGTGAGCGCAGGGCCCGGCATCGACCCGCACCTCTTCATGCCCTGCCGTCATTTCTATGCCCTCGATGGGTACGTGGACCATCGCGGCAACGAGGTTCGCGCCTTGCGCGGCGGACAGGTCCGCGAAGCCGTTGAAGCCTGCCGAAAGGACGGCGTGCGCGTGTTTGCGGCCGTGGGCAAGTTTTCCACACGCCACCCCCGGCACGAGCGGGTCATGCGCAACGCCCTGTGCGCCGTGGACGGCGACGAACCCTGCGAAGCCGCGGATTTCGTGACCATGGGTCACGAACTTGGCGGCACCCTGAATTTTCCCCGTCGCGTAGCCACCGCCTATTACAACTGTGCGGTCTGGCGCGTGTTCAACGAGTTTGCCGAAGCCGTGAAGCGTTCGCTGGACGACCTTGGCCTCGGACATGTGCGCGTCAACGTGCTCAAGGCGGACGGCGGCACCATGCCATTGGCCGAATCGCGGCGAATGCCCGTGCAGTCCATTTTTTCCGGCCCTGCCGCCAGCGTCATGGGCATCGTGGCCCTGTGCGACATCGTGCACGACTCCGTCATCCTCGACATAGGCGGCACCACCACGGACATCGCGGTTTTTGCCGACGGTGCCCCGCTGGTGGAGCGCGAGGGCATCGACATCGGCTCCCTTCCCACGCTGGTGCGCGCGCTCAAGGTGCGCTCCATCGGCATGGGCGGCGACTCTGCCATCTCGGTACTCGCGGATGAAGTGCGCGTCGGCCCGAACCGACTCGGTCCCAGTGCCTGCCACGGCGGAGAACGCCCGACGCTGACCGACGCCCTCAACTGGGTGGGTGAGTCCGAAGTGGGCGACGTGGAAGCCTCCAGGCACGCCCTGCGCGACTACGCCGCCTCGCACACAATGCCCGCCGAAGTCCTTGCCGGGCGGGCCGTGGAGTACGCCTCCCGGACCATCCACCGTGAGACTCGCGCGTTGGTTGACGAGATCAACGCCAAGCCCGTGTACACCATTCACGAGCTGCTGGAAGGAAAACAGGTCGTACCTCGCAAGATCTACCTCATGGGCGGCCCTGCCGAATCCATGCGCGGCCCGCTTTTCGAGCGTTTCAAGCTTTCGGTGGAAGTGCCCAGCGACTATGCGGTGGCCAACGCCATCGGCGCGGCCCTGACCCGCACCACGTGGGATCTGGAACTGTTCGCGGATACCGAACGCAACGTCATGTTCATCCCGTCGCTCTCGTATCGGGAGAATATTCCATCCAACTACGGACTGGAGCAGGCCCGGCGCGACGCCGTGAATCAATTGTCCATGCATCTGGACGCCATGGGCGTGAAGCTGGACAAGGACGAGGCGCAGATCACTCACGCGTCCAGCTTCAACATGGTCAAGGGATTCGACATGGTGGGCCGCAACATCCGCGTGCGCTGTCAGGTGCGCCCGGGCGTGACGCATCGCATGGGCCGGGTCTAGACCGCCGGCAGGACAAATACAGGGAGTACACATGCTCAAGGCTGACAAGTCCCTCGGAATCATATTCTTTCCGGCCTTCGACTGGGCCATTTCCCCCACGCATCCCGAGCGCGAGGAACGGCTGCTCTACACGCAGGACCAACTGCGCGAGGAAGGCATCTTCGACATCGAAGGCATCGACGAATACAAGCCGTCCGTGGCCTCGGTGGAGGACGTGGAGCGGGTGCATTTCTGTTTTCCGGATGTGCCGTCCGTGGCCACGCGCTCGCATATGGTCTCGGCCGGGGGCGCCATCCGGGCGGCGGAGCTGGTCATGTCCGGCGAGAAGGAGCGCGCCTTTGCCATGGTCAGGCCGCCGGGGCACCACGCCATGAAGGTGGTCCATGGCTCGCGCGGCTTCTGCAATATCAATATCGAGGCGGTGATGCTGGAGCACATCCGCGCCAGACACGGACGCAAGCGGGTCGCAATCGTGGATACGGACTGCCACCACGGCGACGGCACGCAGGATGTGTACTGGCACGACCCGGACACCCTGTTCATTTCCATGCATCAGGACGGGCGGACCCTGTATCCCGGCTCCGGTTTCCCCGAAGAACTCGGCGGCCCGTGGGCGCGCGGGCGCAACCTGAACATTCCCCTGCCGCCCGGCACCTCGGACGAAGGCTTTCTGGCGGTGATGGAGCGCGTGGTCATGCCCATTCTGGAGGACTTCGGGGCCGATCTGGTCATCAATTCGGCAGGGCAGGACAACCACTTTTCCGATCCCATCACCAACATGAATCTCTCTGCGCAGGGCTATGCGCGCATGAACGAGATGCTCGCCCCGGACATCGCGGTGCTGGAGGGTGGCTATGCCATTCAAGGCGCGCTGCCGTATGTGAATCTGGGGCTGTGCCTCGCCATGTCCGGCATGGACTATTCCGGCGTGCGCGAGCCGGATTTCACGCCCGATTCCGTGCATCAGGAAAAGCGCATTACGGAATACATCGACAGGCTCTGCGACGTGATGCCAGAACTGTATTTCAATCCGCCTGCCTTCGACGGCTCTGAAAAGGCCCGCGAGGGCGTTATTTCCGCAGGCTGGTTCGTGCGGCACAAGGACATTTACTACGACGTGGACAACATCTCCGAGGCGCAGACCGAGATGGTGCGCGAGTGCCCGGACTGTCGGGGCACCGTGCGGGTGGAGACCCGCTCCACCAACAATCCGCTCTGCCTCGGCGTGGAAGTCCCGGCCGACGCCTGCGATGCCTGCCGCGACGAGGGCTACCGGATTCTGGAGGAAGCTCAGCTCAAGGGCGGCTTCCGCTATATCCAGTTCATCAACCGTCGCGACGACGAGGTGGTACGGCACGGTTTCTAGCTTCCGGGGGTTCGGCCTGTGCCGAAAACGTGAAGGGGACAGTGAAATGGATGAGCAGATAGTCCAACGTACGGTCAAGGCGCTTGGTCGGAACGGTTTTCTCGTGCATGTGGCCGATGATCCGGCGCAGGCGCGCGAGATTATCCTTGCCGACATCCTGCCCGGCGTCGTGCCCGGACTGGTTTCGTACGGCGACTCCATGACGCTTCAGGCCACCGGTGTTCTGGACGACATGCGCGCAATGGCGGGAGCCGGCGGCTGGGAGTTTCTCGACACCTTCGGGCGGGGCATTTCGCGCGAGGAAATTCTTGAGCGCAGACGTCAGGCGCTGCTTTCCGAGCTGTTTTTTACCGGAACCAATGCCCTTACCGAGCAGGGGCAACTAGTGAATCTGGACATGATCGGCAACCGTGTGGGGGGCATTGTCTGGGGACCTCGCAATGTGGTCCTGACCATCGGCACCAACAAGATTGTGGACGGAGTGGACGCTGCCTTGACCCGTGTCCGGGATAAGGCCGCGCCGCTGAACGCCGCTCGACACGGTGCGCACACCCCCTGTGCGAAGACCGGCAAATGCATGGACTGCGACAGCCCGCATCGTATCTGCAATGTATGGACGATCACCGAAAAGAGCTGGCCCAAAGGACGCATCCGCGTCGTGCTGATTCGCGGCAACTACGGCCTGTAGTCGCAAACCTTTCCCTTTTTTCTCGCCGGAACTCACCACGCTTCCTTTGTTGGAATGGCCTGTAGTTGCAGTCCACCGCCTTTCTTGCGCCGCATGGCGGCCTGCGCACGAAAAAAGGCCCCGCCGGAGCGGGGCCTTTGAGGAGCGAGGGACGTCTGACGGTCTTACAGGACCGGCAGGTATTTTTCGAGTTCGAACTCGGTGACCTGGGTGCGGTAGTCGTCCCATTCGGCCATCTTGTTCTCGACCAGTGCGTTGTGCAGGTGGTCGCCGAGGACTTCCTTCATGAACTTGGACTTCTTCAGGGCGGCGGCGGCTTCGTACAGGGAGCCGGGCAGCGCCTTGATCTTGTTGCGCTTGAGCTGACGCTCGTTCATTTCGAAGATGTCGTCTTCCACCGGGGCGGCCAGCTTGTAGCCTTCCTCGATGCCCTTGAGACCGGCGGCAAGCTGCACGGCCCAGGCGAGGTACGGGTTGGCGGCCGGATCCGGGCAACGCAGTTCCATACGGGTGGCCATTTCCTTGCCCGGCTTGTACATGGGCACGCGGACCAGTGCGGAGCGGTTGCGGCGGGCCCAAGCAATGTAGACCGGAGCTTCGTAGCCCGGGACCAGACGCTTGTAGGAGTTCACCCACTGGTTGGTCACGCAGACGAATTCCGGAGCGTGCTTCAGGATACCGGCGATGTAGGACTTGCCCTCGGCGGACAGGTGGTATTCGTCGGATCCATCGTAGAAGACGTTCTTGCCGTTCTTGAAGATGGACTGGTGCACGTGCATGCCGGATCCGTTCTCACCGAAGATGGGCTTGGGCATGAAGGTGGCGTAGCAGCCGTGCTTGCGGGCGGTTTCCTTGACCACCACGCGGTAGGTCATGGCGATGTCGGCCATTTTGAGGGCTTCGTCGTAGCGAAGGTCGATCTCGTGCTGGGACGGAGCGACTTCGTGGTGGGAGTACTCGACGTTGATGCCCATGGCTTCCAGCGCGAAGATGATGTCGCGGCGGATGTTGTTGCCGAGGTCGAGCGGCGGAGCGTCGAAGTATCCGCCGTGGTCGAGAATCTCGGTGCCCTGATCATCGGAGAACAGGAAGAATTCGAGTTCGGGACCCACGTAGGAGGTGTAGCCCTTCTCGGCGGCCTGTGCCAGCACGCGCTTGAGCACGCCGCGGGAGTCGGCGGCAAACGGGGTGCCGTCGGGGTTGACCACGTCGCAGAACATGCGGGCGACCGGACGCTCGGTGGGGCGCCAGGAGCAGATCTGGAAAGTGGTCGGATCGGGCATGGCGACCATGTCGGACTCGTCGATGCGGCAGAAGCCGAGGATCGAGGAGCCGTCGAAGCCCATGCCTTCCTCAAAGGAAGCTTCCAGTTCCTTCGGGGTGATCTGGAAAGATTTCAGGGTACCGAGAATGTCGACGAACCAGTACTGGATGAAGCTTACGTCATAGTCCTTGACGGCCTTCATTACGTCGTCGGCGTTCTTGCAGTTGAAAACGGGGATGTCCATATTTTCCTCCAGGGGTTTCCAGGTTCTTTTCAGGCAAAAAATTTTTCCAACCGGACGGGCTCTCTATTATCAACCACCGTGCCAAATAAATAAAAGTCTTTTAATTCGGCATTTTGGGTTTTTGGGCCTGTAGGTGAGGCCGGGTTGAGAGGTCGTTAGTTGCCTTTTTTGTAAAAATCCTTTGCCAAAAAGCCGTATTTGTTTCCCAAAATTGTCAACACGCGAACAATGTAGCAGGTGCCGCTTTTTTCATCAACCACAAAAATGTCAATATGGAGCACTGCAAAGCCGAAAAAGGCGATTTTTCCCGTCGAATCGGCGTAATCCTGATCGTTGCATTGCCGTGAAGGCTTCGCAAAGTTCCTTTCTTGTCAGGAGACGATCCATTCCATCGAAAAGCATGGCCTGCGCGCAGGGGTGATATTGTCCCATGACGTTCACCCATGTGTCGGGAGATAGTTCAAAGAGCCACTTTCCCCAGTGTTCGGATCCGGAGCGACCTTCAGGAAGCACAAGGTGTCTGACGAGCAGTCCTTTGGCGGCAAGCCCTTGCTCAATGATGAGGTCTCCGGTCTGCCTGTACATTTCCCGGATGGCGGCCCGGGTCCTTTCGGGGTAGTCCGAGGCTCGAAGCAGCTCCGCGGCGATGTACGAATCCCACACTTTTGCATCGGGCATGTAGATATCCACCACCCCTTCGAGCATAGCCAGCGTATCCACACTGTCATATCCGCCGCAATTATAGACGATGGGCAACGAAAGACCGTGCTCCACGGCAACGGGCAGGGCTTCCAGAATCTGAGGCACCACGTGGGATGGCGTAACGAGGTTGATGTTGGCGCATCCGCGCCGTTGCAGGTCGAGCATCGCGCCTGCAAGGCCGTCGGGATCGGCCTCGGGGCCGGCGTCTGGAACGCGGCTGATGTCCTCGTTCTGGCAGAAAACGCAGCCGAGATTGCAGCCGGAGAAGAATATGGCACCCGAGCCGCCGCTGCCCACAAGTATGTCCTCTTCGCCGAAATGCGGACCGAAGCTCGCCACGTGGGCGCGCCGCCCCACACCGCAGAAGCCGGTTTCTCCCTGCGTGCGGTCCACGCCGCACTCCCGCGGGCAAAGGGTGCATTGGCGGAGTGCGCGAAGTGCGTCATCGATGCGTTTTTGCAGCTCGCCAGTCTCGTGCAGACGCACATAACCGGGCCTGCTGTGTGCCGATTCGTTATTCATGGGCATGAATAGTAGCCGAAAAAAAACTTTCGACAAGGGCGTTGGCAGGCTACCCCTTCCGTCGTGGGGGAATGTGGGCTATCCTGTGCCGAAAAAAGGGAATCGCCCATGAATCGTGCATACAAATTGTTGGCGGGGTTGCTGCTGGCCGCACTCTTGGCGGGCTGTGGCGGAGACATTGCGCCGGGACAGGGTGAGGCATCTGACAGCGGATACGAACCCGAATCCACGGCACAGGCCGTCACCGAAGAAGTTCGCGTTTTCAGCGAAGCGGTGGGAACCGTGCGGGCGCGCACCGATATCCGTGTGGAGGCGCAGATCACCGCGCGAGTGCTGGAGGTGAACGTGACACCGGGGACGGATGTCGGCAAGGGCGATACGCTGGTGGTGCTTGATGCGCGTGCGGCAGAGTCGCGTTTGGAGCAGGCCCGGCAGCGGCTGGAGTCGGCCAGAAGCGGCAGACGGCAGGCACAGCGAACCGTTGCCGCAGCGCAGGCGGCCTTCAATAAGGCAAAGTCCACCTATGAGCGAATGAAGAAGCTGCGCAGCGAACAGGTCATCACCGAAGAAGAGGTGGAGCAGGCCGAGACCGCCTATCTACAGGCTCGTGCCGAACTCAATCGGGCGCAGGCCGCCACAGAGGGCGCATCGGCCGACGTGGAACAGGCGGAAAAGGCCGTTCAGGAAGCCGAAATATCACTCGACTACACCACAATCACGGCGCAGGAGGCCGGTGAGGTCGCCAAACGGTTCGTGGATCCGGGGGATCTGGCTTTTCCGGGCAAACAGCTGCTGACGCTCCAGACCGGCGGAAGCCTTCGCATGGAAGCGCAGGTTCGCGAAGGGCTCATCGGCAGGTTGCAGCTTGGGCAGCGTGTACCGGTCGTGGTGGAAGCCCTGAAGCCGCAGGAGCGGTTGGAAGGCATAGTGGAAGAGATCGAACCGCTGGCCGATCCGACCACACGTTCGTTCGTGGTCAAGGCATCGGTGCCGGAACGTCCCGGTTTGTATCCGGGTATGTTCGGACGGCTGCTAGTGCCCATGGATATGCGTGCGGCAGTGATGATTCCCGAGGAGGCCGTGACGCGTGTGGGACAGCTGGAGACGGTCATGATACGCACGCCTGACGGCTGGCAGCGGGTGCATGTGCGCACCGGCGAGCAGCGCGACGGCCTTGTTGAAGTGCTCTCCGGCCTACAGGGCGGTGAGACAGTGGGCATCGGAGGGCCGGGCGCATGAGCGAACCGAAAGGGATCATCCCCGGCATAGTGCGCTATTTTCTGACCTCGCAGATGTCGGTCATCCTCATCGTGGCCGCGCTGCTCATGGGAGCGGCGGCCATTATGATCACCCCGCGCGAGGAGGAGCCGCAGATCGTGGTCCCCATGGCGGACGTCATGGTGCAGGTGCCCGGCGCCTCGGCGCAGGAGGTGGAGCGCCTTGTCACCGCGCCATTGGAGCGGCTGCTCTGGCAGATCGATGGAGTGGAGTATGTCTATTCCACATCGCGGCGCGACTCTTCCGCCGTGACGGTCCGCTTTTTCGTGGGGGAGAACCGCGAGGACTCGCTCATCAAGCTGCACAACGCCATCACCAAGAATCTGGACATGGTGCCGGGTGTGGTTTCGGGTTGGGCCGTTAAGCCGGTCGAGATAGATGACGTGCCCATCGTGACCCTGACGCTGCACGCAGAGGATGGCTGGGAGAACAGGTACTCCGGGCATGACCTGCGGCGCATGGCCGAGGAGCTGTATCACCGGCTGGCCGAGACCGAGAACGTTTCGCGTCTGAGCCTGCACGGTGGACAGCCCCGCGAGGTGCGTGTGGAGCTGCTGCCAAGGCGCATGGCCGGATACGACGTATCTCCCATGCAGGTGGCGGAGGCCCTTCGCGGTGCGAACCGCTCCCTGCCAGCCGGGGCGTTCGTACGTTCGGACGAACGGACCGAGGTGGTCAGCCGGTCCTTTCTGATGTCGCGTCAGCAGGTGGCCTCGCTGGTGGTGGGAGTCTCCGACGACCGTCCGGTTTATTTGCGCGACGTGGCCGAAGTGAAGGACGGCCCCGCCGAGCCGGAGAGCTACTCGCGCATCGGTTTTTCCTCACGCTATAAGCGCGAGCACGGTGCGGAGTCGGATGATGGCGGAGTTTCTGGCCCGGCAGTGACGCTGGCGCTGGCCAAAAAGCCGGGCACCAACGCTGTGAACGTGGCCCGGAGCATCCACGAGCGCATGGACGAGCTGCGCCGGAACGTGCTGCCGGACGGCGTGGCGGTACAGGTGACGCGTGATTACGGCGAGACCGCCCAGACCAAGGTCAACGACCTGCTGGAGTCGCTCTTTTTTGCCATCGTCACGGTGGTGGCCCTGTTGGCGGTGGCGCTTGGCAGACGCGAGGCGCTGGTGGTGGCCGTGGCCGTGCCCGTGAGTTTTTCGCTGGCCCTCTTCTGCAGCTGGATGCTCGGCTACACCATCAACCGCGTCACGCTGTTCGCGCTGATCCTTTCGCTCGGCCTCGTGGTGGACGACCCCATTACCAACGTGGACAACATCCAGCGACACATCCTCATGGCCCGCCGCAAACCGCTGGGTGCAACGCTTGCGGCCGTGCAGGAGGTCCTGCCTCCGGTAATAATGTCCACGCTGGCCATCATCGTCTGTTTCCTGCCGCTGTTCTTCATCACCGGTATGATGGGTCCGTACATGGCGCCCATGGCGGCCAACGTGCCCCTGACCGTGACCTTCTCCACTCTGGCGGCCCTGACCGTGGTGCCGTGGATGACCTACATGCTGCTGAAAAAGACCCCGGCTCGCGAGAAGGGCGAGGAAAAGGGCGACGACGATTCAGTGCCGCCCGTCATCCTCAGAACCTAC includes:
- a CDS encoding ATP-binding protein, translating into MLSLLSRSGVFACFTVIFLLVAGVSATAFAADVKLTPEERDWIARSGPVKVWGGDWPPYQFKDTARSGICDGYLKLITEKTGLRFEVVPAGYSWDEMLRRMRKGTSQYDVIPTIKRTEEREEFLRFTRPYLYLSWVIVIRDDFGYVGGPDDLAGMTVAVQNRYVVHQRLAEQYPRLNLIPVPDAEKGLESVARGSADAFVGNLTVTSWLIDHRGFDVLKVAAPITLGNHDQRMAVAREDRILASVLDKALASITPLERQALMQEWMAVRYEHGMSLRSIIRWLLVLVLPLGAALLVMAFSNRRLRRERDTQLLMQRELQESREALDRVIKGIRAAIVTVEPRNLSILDANEEAEKLLGWSREELKGRDCRFLCCKGGDKNCPERCPLLEQDIFMGEYLIARADGTCVPIMKTVVSVRREGQAAFMEVMLDISERKRHERDQLQALKLESIGSLAAGIAHEINTPAQFVGDNVRFLKEELDPFMKRVAEAVELACPDPTALDDKARSRFLKLCEDSGIEFLAEEVPQAIRETLEGVGRITGIVRSMKAFSHPDEVNPVPLDVTEAVRNTVMVARNEWKYVAEVNFDFEENLPPVRVVPGQFNQVVLNLLINAAQAIAEKNAGTQQIGSITISARRDGKMVQVSVTDTGTGIPKEMDGRVFDPFFTTKEVGKGTGQGLAIAYSLVVETFGGELFFESAEGEGTTFHIRIPAEV
- a CDS encoding glutamine synthetase family protein, with the translated sequence MDIPVFNCKNADDVMKAVKDYDVSFIQYWFVDILGTLKSFQITPKELEASFEEGMGFDGSSILGFCRIDESDMVAMPDPTTFQICSWRPTERPVARMFCDVVNPDGTPFAADSRGVLKRVLAQAAEKGYTSYVGPELEFFLFSDDQGTEILDHGGYFDAPPLDLGNNIRRDIIFALEAMGINVEYSHHEVAPSQHEIDLRYDEALKMADIAMTYRVVVKETARKHGCYATFMPKPIFGENGSGMHVHQSIFKNGKNVFYDGSDEYHLSAEGKSYIAGILKHAPEFVCVTNQWVNSYKRLVPGYEAPVYIAWARRNRSALVRVPMYKPGKEMATRMELRCPDPAANPYLAWAVQLAAGLKGIEEGYKLAAPVEDDIFEMNERQLKRNKIKALPGSLYEAAAALKKSKFMKEVLGDHLHNALVENKMAEWDDYRTQVTEFELEKYLPVL
- a CDS encoding lactate utilization protein, yielding MDEQIVQRTVKALGRNGFLVHVADDPAQAREIILADILPGVVPGLVSYGDSMTLQATGVLDDMRAMAGAGGWEFLDTFGRGISREEILERRRQALLSELFFTGTNALTEQGQLVNLDMIGNRVGGIVWGPRNVVLTIGTNKIVDGVDAALTRVRDKAAPLNAARHGAHTPCAKTGKCMDCDSPHRICNVWTITEKSWPKGRIRVVLIRGNYGL
- a CDS encoding histone deacetylase family protein — its product is MLKADKSLGIIFFPAFDWAISPTHPEREERLLYTQDQLREEGIFDIEGIDEYKPSVASVEDVERVHFCFPDVPSVATRSHMVSAGGAIRAAELVMSGEKERAFAMVRPPGHHAMKVVHGSRGFCNINIEAVMLEHIRARHGRKRVAIVDTDCHHGDGTQDVYWHDPDTLFISMHQDGRTLYPGSGFPEELGGPWARGRNLNIPLPPGTSDEGFLAVMERVVMPILEDFGADLVINSAGQDNHFSDPITNMNLSAQGYARMNEMLAPDIAVLEGGYAIQGALPYVNLGLCLAMSGMDYSGVREPDFTPDSVHQEKRITEYIDRLCDVMPELYFNPPAFDGSEKAREGVISAGWFVRHKDIYYDVDNISEAQTEMVRECPDCRGTVRVETRSTNNPLCLGVEVPADACDACRDEGYRILEEAQLKGGFRYIQFINRRDDEVVRHGF
- a CDS encoding efflux RND transporter periplasmic adaptor subunit — encoded protein: MNRAYKLLAGLLLAALLAGCGGDIAPGQGEASDSGYEPESTAQAVTEEVRVFSEAVGTVRARTDIRVEAQITARVLEVNVTPGTDVGKGDTLVVLDARAAESRLEQARQRLESARSGRRQAQRTVAAAQAAFNKAKSTYERMKKLRSEQVITEEEVEQAETAYLQARAELNRAQAATEGASADVEQAEKAVQEAEISLDYTTITAQEAGEVAKRFVDPGDLAFPGKQLLTLQTGGSLRMEAQVREGLIGRLQLGQRVPVVVEALKPQERLEGIVEEIEPLADPTTRSFVVKASVPERPGLYPGMFGRLLVPMDMRAAVMIPEEAVTRVGQLETVMIRTPDGWQRVHVRTGEQRDGLVEVLSGLQGGETVGIGGPGA
- a CDS encoding hydantoinase/oxoprolinase family protein — translated: MLLGIDVGGTHTDAVALEERGGCMETAASCKVPTDHDDLLGSVTAALREVLRDVDPARAVALNLSTTLSTNAIVEGKVEDVGVLVSAGPGIDPHLFMPCRHFYALDGYVDHRGNEVRALRGGQVREAVEACRKDGVRVFAAVGKFSTRHPRHERVMRNALCAVDGDEPCEAADFVTMGHELGGTLNFPRRVATAYYNCAVWRVFNEFAEAVKRSLDDLGLGHVRVNVLKADGGTMPLAESRRMPVQSIFSGPAASVMGIVALCDIVHDSVILDIGGTTTDIAVFADGAPLVEREGIDIGSLPTLVRALKVRSIGMGGDSAISVLADEVRVGPNRLGPSACHGGERPTLTDALNWVGESEVGDVEASRHALRDYAASHTMPAEVLAGRAVEYASRTIHRETRALVDEINAKPVYTIHELLEGKQVVPRKIYLMGGPAESMRGPLFERFKLSVEVPSDYAVANAIGAALTRTTWDLELFADTERNVMFIPSLSYRENIPSNYGLEQARRDAVNQLSMHLDAMGVKLDKDEAQITHASSFNMVKGFDMVGRNIRVRCQVRPGVTHRMGRV